The Lewinellaceae bacterium genome has a segment encoding these proteins:
- a CDS encoding lamin tail domain-containing protein, giving the protein MKAIFFLFLLFFTLNQGAAQLMDDFSDNNFSENPSWQGNTDQFTVNAGELQLFDPAPASSNTSFLSVPALTSTSEATTWEFYFRMEFAPSASNFARIYLSASNSDLSGSLEGYYVKAGGITGSDDAIELYRQDGNNSTLLFSGIAGTLGNAPATSSVKIVRSTEGEWSVFTDYNGGTDYQLEGTFTDFTYLMGNFFGFYCEYTSTRSEDFFFDNVLIDPLYEDVQPPLLMEAAAQSATSILVTFNENVSVLTAENPANYFIDNGIGNPVQCTLVPGNPNMVLLETATPLINLVNYSVTVSNIEDLAGNVLTNQATEFTFLNIQPPAENEIIITEIMADNSPAPAGLPGAEYIEIFNNSNQVFQLSGLKFSVNGSQKSLPEHLLIPGQYVTICDDEFLSAFENFGPAVALASFPPLTNGSGQLLILDENGAIVFEVNYSDTWYGNSGKSDGGWSLEMIDLNNVYDCSGNWRASNDPDGGTPGKENSLFGQPLETEGPVLRTAFAESGFELLVTFDEAIDETTVSPTSFSISDGISIFNAFVQHPETNTIVLTLSTPLSLGVVYSLTAAGSIADCLGNALQSEGPVYFGLPQAAEANDIVVNEILFDPETFGADFLELYNRSDKIFDLDDIYLVNFQKEDTAYVGRHLLFPGEYVVFSEVPEDIQERYFVEFPDRLVKNDLPGFDNDAGNVTIKYNDITIDSFDYNANMHFGLLTNKEGISLERLSPEAPTQSFGNWHSAASSAGYATPTYKNSQFSVPVEPGSSILSIPNTTFSPDNDGYEDILQISYATDQPGFFINLHIYDALGRPIRQIAANELLAAEGVYKWDGTTEDGQKARLGIYIVWAELFTSEGKVEQFKETCVLAGQLD; this is encoded by the coding sequence ATGAAAGCAATTTTTTTTCTTTTTCTTCTCTTTTTCACCCTCAATCAGGGGGCTGCGCAGTTAATGGATGATTTTTCAGACAATAACTTTAGCGAAAATCCATCCTGGCAAGGCAATACGGATCAGTTTACCGTCAATGCCGGGGAACTTCAATTATTTGACCCCGCACCGGCATCCTCCAACACCTCTTTTTTAAGTGTTCCCGCCCTGACCTCCACCTCAGAAGCTACGACCTGGGAATTTTATTTCAGAATGGAGTTCGCTCCCTCAGCAAGTAATTTCGCACGTATCTACCTGAGCGCTTCAAACAGTGATCTAAGTGGCAGCCTGGAAGGTTATTATGTCAAGGCAGGTGGCATAACAGGAAGTGACGATGCAATCGAATTATACCGTCAGGATGGCAATAACAGCACATTGCTCTTTTCAGGCATCGCCGGCACCCTAGGCAATGCCCCCGCGACATCCAGTGTAAAAATCGTACGATCCACCGAAGGGGAATGGTCCGTTTTTACCGACTACAACGGGGGAACCGATTACCAGCTGGAAGGAACGTTTACGGATTTCACCTATCTGATGGGTAATTTTTTTGGTTTTTATTGCGAATATACCAGCACCCGAAGCGAAGATTTTTTCTTTGACAATGTTCTCATCGATCCACTTTATGAGGATGTTCAGCCCCCCTTGCTGATGGAAGCAGCAGCGCAATCGGCGACGAGCATTTTAGTGACTTTTAATGAAAATGTAAGCGTGTTAACTGCGGAAAATCCAGCCAATTATTTTATTGACAATGGCATTGGCAACCCGGTTCAGTGCACCCTGGTTCCGGGAAATCCCAACATGGTTTTGCTGGAAACCGCTACGCCCTTGATCAACCTGGTCAACTATTCCGTCACCGTTTCGAACATTGAGGATCTGGCAGGAAATGTTTTGACGAACCAAGCAACTGAATTTACTTTTTTAAATATTCAGCCTCCCGCAGAAAATGAAATCATTATTACTGAAATCATGGCAGACAATTCTCCTGCGCCCGCCGGTCTGCCCGGAGCTGAATACATCGAAATATTCAACAACAGCAACCAGGTTTTTCAATTATCGGGATTGAAATTTTCCGTGAACGGTTCACAAAAATCATTGCCTGAACATCTCCTGATCCCCGGGCAATATGTAACCATTTGTGATGATGAATTCCTGTCTGCTTTCGAAAATTTTGGTCCTGCCGTAGCTTTGGCCTCCTTTCCTCCGCTCACCAATGGCAGCGGGCAACTTTTGATCCTCGATGAAAATGGCGCCATTGTTTTTGAAGTCAACTATTCCGACACCTGGTACGGCAATAGCGGGAAGAGCGATGGCGGGTGGTCGCTGGAAATGATCGACCTGAATAACGTTTACGATTGTAGTGGCAACTGGAGGGCTTCCAATGATCCCGACGGCGGAACACCGGGCAAGGAAAATTCCCTTTTCGGCCAGCCCCTGGAAACCGAAGGCCCTGTATTGCGAACCGCCTTCGCGGAAAGCGGTTTCGAGCTGTTGGTCACTTTTGACGAAGCGATTGACGAAACCACCGTTTCTCCGACTTCTTTTTCCATTTCAGACGGCATTTCCATTTTTAATGCTTTTGTGCAGCATCCGGAAACCAATACTATTGTACTCACCCTGAGTACACCGCTTTCTTTGGGCGTGGTTTATTCCCTTACGGCTGCGGGAAGCATCGCCGATTGCCTGGGCAATGCCTTACAATCTGAAGGTCCTGTTTATTTTGGATTACCACAGGCTGCCGAAGCCAACGATATCGTTGTCAATGAAATACTCTTTGATCCGGAAACCTTCGGCGCGGATTTCCTTGAATTATACAATCGTTCCGATAAAATTTTTGACCTCGACGACATCTACCTGGTCAATTTTCAAAAAGAAGATACCGCTTATGTGGGAAGACACCTTTTGTTTCCTGGCGAATACGTTGTCTTTTCGGAGGTCCCCGAAGATATTCAGGAACGCTATTTTGTGGAATTCCCGGATCGTTTGGTAAAAAACGATTTGCCGGGCTTTGATAACGATGCCGGAAATGTGACGATAAAATACAACGACATCACCATCGACTCTTTTGATTACAATGCAAACATGCATTTCGGTTTACTGACAAATAAAGAAGGGATCTCCCTTGAACGACTCAGCCCGGAAGCTCCTACCCAAAGTTTCGGCAACTGGCACTCAGCCGCTTCGTCAGCGGGTTATGCGACGCCAACTTATAAAAACTCACAGTTTTCGGTTCCTGTTGAACCGGGAAGCAGTATCCTTTCCATTCCCAATACCACGTTCTCTCCTGACAATGACGGTTACGAAGATATCCTGCAGATCAGTTACGCTACCGATCAGCCAGGCTTTTTCATCAACCTGCATATTTATGATGCCCTCGGCCGGCCGATCCGGCAAATTGCAGCCAATGAATTGCTCGCCGCTGAAGGAGTTTACAAATGGGACGGCACCACTGAAGACGGCCAAAAGGCTCGTTTGGGCATTTATATCGTCTGGGCCGAATTATTTACCTCAGAAGGCAAGGTGGAACAATTTAAGGAAACCTGTGTCCTGGCAGGGCAATTGGATTGA
- a CDS encoding aspartate-semialdehyde dehydrogenase has product MKVAVVGVTGLVGGVMIRVLEERNFPVEEFIPVASARSIGKEVVFRGRTYSVIGMQDAIDRRPDVAIFSAGGGTSQEWAPRFAEAGITVIDNSSAWRMDPGKRLIVPEVNASILTPEDKIIANPNCSTIQMVAALAPLHKVYKIKRLVISTYQSFTGTGVKAVNQYKTEARGEQPEKEEMAYHYPIFENCLPHCDVFLENDYTKEEMKLVHETRKILGDDDIRITATAVRVPVDGGHSESVNVEFEKSFEIEDIRRLLEAADGVTVLDDVKQNKYPMPLFAKNKDDVFVGRIRRDESIENGLNLWIVADNLRKGAATNAIQIAEYLQSKKII; this is encoded by the coding sequence ATGAAGGTAGCAGTAGTTGGAGTTACGGGACTTGTAGGCGGAGTAATGATCCGGGTATTGGAGGAGCGTAACTTTCCGGTGGAAGAATTTATTCCCGTGGCTTCGGCCCGGTCGATTGGAAAAGAGGTTGTTTTTAGAGGCCGGACCTATTCCGTTATCGGAATGCAGGATGCCATTGACAGGAGACCCGATGTAGCTATTTTTTCTGCAGGAGGCGGCACCTCCCAGGAATGGGCTCCAAGGTTTGCGGAAGCAGGAATAACCGTAATCGATAACTCCTCTGCATGGAGAATGGACCCCGGGAAACGCTTGATCGTTCCGGAAGTGAATGCATCCATACTGACGCCGGAGGATAAAATAATTGCCAATCCAAATTGTTCAACCATCCAGATGGTTGCAGCATTGGCGCCATTACATAAGGTTTATAAAATTAAACGCCTTGTAATTTCAACGTATCAATCTTTTACCGGAACAGGAGTAAAAGCGGTCAATCAGTACAAAACGGAGGCCCGGGGCGAACAACCGGAAAAAGAGGAAATGGCCTATCATTATCCTATTTTTGAAAATTGTTTGCCTCATTGTGATGTCTTTCTCGAGAATGACTACACTAAAGAGGAAATGAAACTCGTTCATGAAACGCGGAAGATACTTGGAGATGATGATATCAGGATTACAGCCACCGCAGTGAGAGTGCCTGTAGACGGAGGACACTCGGAGTCGGTGAATGTTGAATTTGAGAAAAGCTTTGAAATCGAGGATATTCGTCGTCTTTTGGAAGCGGCAGACGGAGTGACAGTATTGGATGATGTAAAACAAAACAAATATCCGATGCCTTTGTTTGCTAAAAATAAAGACGATGTATTTGTAGGAAGAATCAGAAGAGATGAATCGATTGAGAATGGCCTGAACCTCTGGATTGTTGCGGATAATCTTCGAAAAGGAGCGGCGACCAATGCCATCCAGATCGCGGAGTATTTGCAATCCAAAAAAATAATCTGA